TTGATGAAAAGACTGCAAAGTTTAAGAGCGACTATAAAGGCAAAACTTATTTTTTCTGCGCTCCAGGTTGTAAAAAAGCATTCGATCAGAATCCTGATAAATATTTAAAATAG
This portion of the Methanofastidiosum sp. genome encodes:
- a CDS encoding YHS domain-containing protein; this encodes MAIDPVCKMTVDEKTAKFKSDYKGKTYFFCAPGCKKAFDQNPDKYLK